A single region of the Drosophila takahashii strain IR98-3 E-12201 chromosome 2R, DtakHiC1v2, whole genome shotgun sequence genome encodes:
- the LOC108061498 gene encoding lithostathine: MRSLFLISFLFGLALALPESQLSSSTPAPEGNGTSDEAEVPAFSPFSLGDGKYAISTFAKVNWFQAQATCAAYGYTLVSITSETDQRILRNFLYTYARNQQDLLVDPLWTSGTDLASNNNWVWFSKGRALNYRNFQNGYPTTNGYRHCVSINGITGHWVNEDCGEQRYFICEKRCEFNDDLN, from the coding sequence ATGCGTTCCCTCTTCCTGATCAGTTTCCTCTTTGGCTTGGCTTTGGCCTTGCCGGAATCACAGCTCTCATCCTCAACCCCGGCTCCTGAAGGAAATGGAACCTCCGATGAGGCCGAGGTACCTGCCTTCTCGCCCTTCAGTCTGGGCGATGGCAAGTACGCCATTAGCACCTTTGCCAAGGTCAACTGGTTCCAGGCCCAGGCCACCTGTGCCGCCTATGGGTACACGCTGGTGAGCATCACCTCGGAGACTGATCAGCGCATCCTGCGCAACTTCCTCTACACCTACGCCCGGAACCAGCAGGACCTGCTGGTCGATCCGCTCTGGACCTCCGGCACCGACCtggccagcaacaacaactgggTGTGGTTCAGCAAGGGACGCGCCCTCAACTATCGCAACTTCCAGAACGGATATCCCACCACCAATGGTTACCGTCACTGCGTCAGCATCAACGGAATCACCGGACACTGGGTGAACGAGGATTGCGGCGAACAGCGCTACTTCATTTGCGAGAAGCGTTGTGAGTTTAACGACGACCTTAATTAA
- the LOC108061499 gene encoding lithostathine-like: MRSLFLISFLFGLAWSLPEPQLSPTSPAPGNETSDEAEVPAFSPFSLGDGKYAIGTFAKVNWYQAQITCAAYGYTLVSITSETDQRILRNFLYTYARNQQDLLDDPLWTSGTDLASNNNWVWFSKGRALNYRNFQNGYPNNYSQCLSINGITGLWVNEECSQQRYFVCEKLCQPI; the protein is encoded by the coding sequence ATGCGTTCCCTCTTCCTGATCAGTTTCCTCTTTGGCTTGGCTTGGTCCTTGCCGGAACCTCAGCTTTCGCCCACATCCCCGGCACCTGGCAACGAAACCTCCGATGAGGCCGAGGTACCTGCCTTCTCGCCCTTCAGTCTGGGCGATGGCAAGTACGCCATTGGCACCTTTGCCAAGGTGAACTGGTACCAGGCCCAGATCACCTGTGCCGCCTATGGGTACACGCTGGTGAGCATCACCTCGGAGACTGATCAGCGCATCCTGCGCAATTTCCTCTACACCTACGCCCGGAACCAGCAGGACCTTCTAGACGATCCGCTCTGGACCTCCGGCACCGACCtggccagcaacaacaactgggTGTGGTTCAGCAAGGGACGCGCCCTCAACTATCGCAACTTCCAGAACGGATACCCCAACAATTACAGCCAGTGCCTGAGCATCAACGGAATCACAGGTCTCTGGGTGAACGAGGAGTGCAGCCAACAGCGCTACTTCGTTTGCGAGAAGCTTTGTCAACCTATATAA
- the LOC108061555 gene encoding rheacalcin-2, whose translation MLSVLFIICNLPLWVIAFHKANETEPRCNPQFQCDTYFSVAGFAEVSWMEANYICNRAGAVLATVRNEEHHQLMLHYVHKKEVLFGNKTFWLGATNQVERTYFWTWLSTGIPVTYGQWGRREPKSDRTGEDACMILGLDSLWHSAPCNQKHYFICENVCMLNYTSLDKRVYI comes from the exons ATGCTTTCCGTATTGTTTATTATCTGTAACCTGCCTTTGTGGGTAATAGCTTTCCATAAGGCCAACGAAACGGAGCCACGATGCAATCCGCAATTTCAGTGCGATACATATTTTTCTGTGGCTGGTTTTGCAGAG GTAAGCTGGATGGAAGCTAACTACATATGCAATAGAGCTGGCGCCGTTCTAGCAACTGTCAGAAATGAGGAACACCATCAGCTGATGCTTCACTACGTTCATAAGAAGG AAGTGCTGTTTGGCAACAAGACTTTCTGGCTGGGAGCCACAAATCAGGTGGAGCGCACATACTTCTGGACCTGGCTGAGCACTGGCATTCCCGTGACCTACGGCCAGTGGGGCAGGAGGGAACCCAAGTCCGATCGGACTGGAGAAGACGCCTGTATGATCCTTGGGTTAGACAGTTTGTGGCACAGTGCTCCCTGCAATCAAAAACACTATTTTATCTGCGAAAATGTTTGCATGCTAAATTATACATCGTTAGACAAGAGAGTGTATATCTAA
- the Ptr gene encoding patched domain-containing protein 3 has protein sequence MTCGISCVDKTLNKSFYHLGICIAKHPGYFIIIPVLLTLLCMTGYQQLKYQIDPEYLFSPIAGEGKTERAIVEQYFKVNYTHRFNVGRITRPGRFGRVIVITKDGDENMIRREVFQELRQLDNLIQNATTTYDGDTYTYKDNCARWENECFENDILNLDAIMDDIEAGQLNLTFPFMFNPVTWDAHLFPVFFGGTKLTEDNHVISVPAIQLVYFVTADTKRQDAKGAEWEETFLRVVGNAEDSGRFKHISVSYFASRTLDHELEKNTKTVVPYFSSTFLLMGLFSIITCMMGDAVRSKPFLGLMGNVSAIMATLAAFGLAMYCGIEFIGINLAAPFLMIGIGIDDTFVMLAGWRRTKAKMPVAERMGLMMSEAAVSITITSVTDFISFLIGIISPFRSVRIFCTYSVFAVCFTFLWHITFFAACMAISGYRERKNLHSIFGCRVQPMSVAIKEKRNFLYKAIMAGGIDPNDPDNPIDNKDHMLMAFFKDKLAAVINNKWCKAIIILAFASYLVGACYGITQIKEGLERRKLSREDSYSVEFFDREDDYYREFPYRMQVIIAGPLNYSDPIVQEQVENLTSTLEHTSYVTSRRYTESWLRSFLSFLERNNELLNVTVDDEQTFIDAVKEHWLFPGNPFSLDVRFNDDETQIIASRFLIQAVNITDTNHEKEMVRDLRQICKDSPLNASIFHPYFVFFDQFELVRPVSLQAMVIGAIIMMIISFVFIPNILCSLWVAFSVISIELGVAGYMALWDVNLDSISMINLIMCIGFSVDFTAHICYTYMSSKKRSPKARVREALHSLGLPIVQGSSSTILGIVALLLAQSYIFLVFFKMVFLVIFFGAMHGLFLLPVLLSLFGPGSCLTWTGKDDGSDAEVDDSLDERQLEKPFSQSYYMQYPTMGINGPYGTKGFMGAPYKAYGVDEKDLGLGTSGEDSSESSSSRSQRRQQQAAAITAEEEVVVRESPRRRYEEECWRRSSYQNIYGQGAAQFQAQPDLYGQQVSAAEWRQRLDKHEQQQRQRQRRNPYDSYHQDKDLDMEMQRARRNSHGDVIDMHGGTPNSSADERLRREPFSAGSGDDSSYRHPSGVVPPAKRYHRRRSSEDSTHRHQRWPANIEERRARRTHSPAQNRPETATPSYAYRSSSHHNLYQPNGKGSKHPPTYQYGDYFQ, from the exons ATGACGTGCGGCATATCGTGTGTCGATAAGACACTAAACAAATCATTTTACCATCTAGGAATATGCATAGCCAAGCATCCTGGATACTTTATCATCATCCCGGTGCTGCTGACGCTGCTCTGCATGACGGG atACCAGCAGCTAAAGTATCAAATCGATCCCGAGTATCTATTCTCGCCGATTGCGGGGGAGGGCAAGACTGAGCGTGCCATTGTTGAGCAATACTTCAAAGTTAATTATACGCATCGTTTCAACGTCGGACGCATAACGAGACCCG GTCGTTTCGGGCGAGTCATTGTGATAACGAAAGATGGCGACGAGAATATGATAAGGCGCGAGGTGTTTCAGGAACTGCGACAGCTGGACAATCTTATCCAGAATGCCACCACCACTTACGATGGGGATACGTACACCTACAAGGACAACTGTGCCCGCTGGGAGAACGAGTGCTTCGAGAACGATATTCTCAACCTGGATGCGATTATGGATGAT ATCGAAGCTGGTCAGCTGAATTTGACTTTTCCCTTCATGTTCAATCCAGTCACGTGGGATGCCCACCTGTTTCCCGTCTTCTTTGGCGGCACCAAGCTAACCGAGGACAATCATGTGATCAGTGTTCCCGCTATACAGTTAGTGTATTTCGTCACGGCAGACACCAAACGTCAGGATGCCAA GGGTGCCGAATGGGAGGAGACCTTCCTAAGGGTGGTTGGCAATGCTGAGGACTCGGGCCGTTTCAAGCACATCTCCGTCTCGTATTTCGCCTCCCGGACTTTGGATCACGAGCTCGAGAAGAATACAAAGACAGTGGTGCCCTATTTTAGCTCAACTTTTCTGCTAATGGGTCTCTTCAG CATCATCACCTGCATGATGGGCGATGCAGTTCGTTCGAAACCCTTCTTGGGTCTCATGGGCAATGTATCGGCCATTATGGCCACCCTGGCTGCTTTTGGCCTGGCCATGTATTGCGGCATAGAGTTTATTGGCATCAATCTTGCTGCCCCATTCCTGATGATCG GCATTGGCATTGATGACACTTTTGTAATGCTGGCTGGTTGGCGACGCACCAAGGCCAAAATGCCGGTGGCCGAACGCATGGGTCTTATGATGTCCGAGGCGGCGGTTTCGATCACCATCACTTCGGTCACCGACTTCATTTCGTTCCTGATCGGCATCATCAGTCCCTTTCGATCGGTTAGGATCTTCTGCACGTACTCGGTGTTCGCCGTCTGCTTCACGTTCCTGTGGCACATCACTTTCTTCGCCGCCTGCATGGCCATTTCGGGCTACAGGGAGCGAAAGAATTTGCATTCCATTTTCGGCTGCCGGGTCCAGCCCATGTCGGTTGCAATTAAAG AGAAGCGCAACTTCCTCTACAAGGCGATAATGGCGGGTGGCATCGACCCCAACGACCCGGACAACCCCATCGACAACAAGGACCACATGCTGATGGCGTTCTTCAAGGACAAGCTGGCCGCGGTGATCAACAACAAGTGGTGCAAGGCGATCATCATCTTGGCCTTTGCCAGTTATCTGGTGGGAGCCTGCTACGGAATAACCCAAATTAAGGAGGGCCTCGAAAGGCGAAAGCTCTCCCGGGAGGACTCGTACTCGGTGGAGTTCTTCGATCGCGAGGACGATTACTACCGCGAATTTCCATACAGAATGCAG GTCATAATTGCAGGTCCTCTGAATTACTCGGATCCCATTGTGCAGGAACAGGTGGAGAATCTGACTAGCACCCTGGAGCACACCTCGTATGTGACGTCTAGACGGTACACAGAGTCCTGGCTGCGGTCCTTCCTCTCCTTCCTGGAGCGCAACAACGAGTTACTCAATGTGACGGTGGACGACGAGCAGACCTTCATTGATGCGGTGAAGGAGCACTGGCTATTCCCCGGCAATCCCTTCTCACTGGACGTGCGCTTCAACGACGATGAAACGCAAATCATTGCCTCAAGATTTCTCATCCAGGCGGTTAACATCACGGATACCAATCACGAAAAGGAGATGGTGCGGGATCTGCGACAGATTTGCAAGGACTCGCCCCTGAATGCCTCGATATTCCATCCCTACTTCGTGTTCTTCGACCAATTTGAGCTGGTGCGACCGGTTTCACTGCAGGCCATGGTGATCGGGGCCATCATCATGATGATCATCTCGTTTGTCTTCATACCGAATATCCTGTGCTCCTTGTGGGTGGCCTTCTCGGTCATTTCCATCGAACTAGGCGTCGCTGGATATATGGCCTTGTGGGACGTTAACCTGGACTCCATTTCGATGATCAACCTGATCATGTGCATTGGCTTCTCGGTGGACTTCACCGCCCACATCTGCTACACGTATATGTCGTCGAAGAAGCGCAGTCCGAAGGCTCGGGTCCGCGAGGCTCTTCACTCGCTCGGCCTGCCGATTGTCCAGGGTTCCAGCTCCACCATCCTGGGCATTGTGGCCCTCTTGCTGGCCCAGAGCTACATCTTCCTGGTCTTCTTCAAGATGGTCTTCCTCGTGATCTTCTTCGGCGCCATGCACGGACTCTTTTTGCTGCCTGTTCTCCTCTCGCTCTTTGGACCCGGCTCCTGTCTCACCTGGACTGGAAAAGACGATGGCAGCGATGCCGAGGTGGACGACAGCCTGGACGAGCGGCAGCTGGAGAAGCCCTTCTCGCAGTCCTACTACATGCAATACCCCACCATGGGCATAAATGGACCCTACGGCACCAAGGGCTTTATGGGCGCTCCGTACAAGGCGTATGGCGTGGACGAGAAAGATCTGGGACTGGGCACGTCGGGCGAGGACTCCTCGGAGAGCAGTTCGAGTCGATCGCAGCGTCGTCAGCAACAGGCTGCTGCCATCACcgccgaggaggaggtggtcGTTCGGGAGTCACCACGTCGGCGGTACGAAGAGGAATGTTGGCGTCGCTCCTCCTACCAGAATATCTACGGCCAGGGTGCAGCGCAGTTCCAGGCCCAGCCCGATCTCTATGGCCAGCAGGTTTCGGCGGCCGAGTGGCGCCAGCGCCTGGACAAacacgagcagcagcagcgccagcGACAGCGAAGGAATCCCTACGATAGCTATCACCAGGATAAGGATCTGGATATGGAGATGCAGAGGGCGCGGCGCAATTCGCACGGCGATGTAATCGATATGCATGGTGGAACGCCCAATTCCTCCGCAGACGAACGGCTGCGCAGGGAGCCCTTCAGTGCGGGCAGCGGTGATGATAGCAGTTATCGACATCCATCAGGAGTTGTTCCCCCAGCGAAGCGGTATCACCGACGACGCTCCTCGGAGGATTCAACTCATCGCCATCAGCGTTGGCCGGCAAACATCGAGGAACGGAGGGCGCGACGCACCCATTCACCTGCCCAAAATCGCCCAGAGACTGCCACGCCTAGTTACGCCTACCGCTCCTCATCGCACCACAATCTCTACCAGCCGAACGGGAAGGGATCCAAGCATCCGCCCACCTACCAGTATGGCGACTACTTCCAGTGA
- the LOC108061504 gene encoding uncharacterized protein — protein sequence MEGYKRFLMILTGILYLALLAIEVADYQLDDFVLSSHLSYWKHRPRSYHPESWERGINILVGIYMAILYMLFRLREHMRLQNLKDIRRQQEFEDLFRMETEFIEQLRSQGVQLEDATLDSSCA from the coding sequence ATGGAGGGCTACAAAAGATTCCTTATGATACTAACTGGGATTCTGTATTTGGCGCTCCTGGCGATCGAAGTGGCAGACTATCAGCTGGATGACTTTGTGCTCAGCTCGCACCTGAGCTACTGGAAGCACCGACCACGCTCGTATCATCCAGAATCTTGGGAGCGGGGAATCAACATCCTGGTGGGCATCTACATGGCCATCCTTTATATGCTATTCCGGCTGAGGGAGCACATGAGGCTGCAGAATCTGAAGGACATCCGCCGACAACAGGAGTTCGAGGACCTCTTTCGCATGGAAACTGAGTTTATTGAGCAGCTGCGATCCCAAGGCGTCCAACTGGAGGATGCCACTTTGGATTCGAGCTGTGCATAA
- the eIF3f2 gene encoding eukaryotic translation initiation factor 3 subunit F-2, with product MSINFNLRAKVLLHPLVLFQIIDAYERRPKDAAQVMGTLLGRNNGKDGQTEITNCFTVLHKEHPDLNRIDLDLSYATDILELNMLTYPQERVLGWFSTGKSVSRSASLLHDYYTRECGDLQPLHLLVDATLKGQRLLPRLYCAVEIGVPGGTKGLMFSMLPLEMTSENSEVVALRLMEKQSMQPAAKQTGRILPELVQVVDATRDLQQRLDLVLRYINDVLARKRKPDNVVGRALHDALTSVPVVDSETFRLMFNANLRDMLMGITLSMMIKTELQIGEKLFGMHDP from the exons ATGTCCATCAATTTTAATCTACGGGCCAAGGTGCTGCTGCATCCCTTGGTGCTTTTTCAAATTATCGACGCCTACGAGCGCCGACCAAAAGATGCCGCACAG GTAATGGGCACTTTGCTGGGCCGCAACAACGGCAAGGATGGGCAAACCGAGATTACCAATTGCTTCACTGTGCTGCACAAGGAACATCCGGACTTGAACCGCATAGATTTGGATCTCTCCTATGCTACCGATATCTTGGAGCTTAATATGCTGACCTATCCGCAAGAGCGTGTGCTGGGATGGTTCTCCACTGGAAAATCGGTGTCGCGCTCGGCGTCCCTGCTGCACGATTATTATACCAGGGAATGCGGCGATTTGCAACCATTGCACCTGCTGGTGGATGCAACCCTGAAAGGCCAGAGACTTTTGCCGCGACTGTACTGCGCCGTGGAGATCGGAGTGCCCGGCGGCACCAAAGGCCTGATGTTCTCGATGCTGCCGCTGGAGATGACCAGTGAAAATTCCGAAGTTGTGGCCCTCCGTTTGATGGAGAAGCAATCGATGCAGCCGGCAGCCAAACAAACGGGTCGCATTCTGCCGGAATTGGTTCAAGTTGTGGATGCCACCAGGGACTTGCAACAGCGTCTGGATTTGGTGCTGCGCTACATCAATGATGTTTTGGCCCGTAAGAGAAAGCCTGATAATGTGGTTGGCCGGGCCCTTCACGATGCCCTCACCTCGGTTCCGGTCGTGGATTCCGAAACCTTCCGCCTGATGTTCAATGCCAACTTGCGCGACATGTTAATGGGCATCACCCTCTCCATGATGATAAAAACCGAGCTGCAGATCGGTGAGAAGTTGTTCGGAATGCACGATCCGTGA
- the LOC108061472 gene encoding zinc finger protein 2, which produces MFSLLLHHPLVCRCCLLEQPPLYHSLHDASSRLAAELKALAPALLLDPGDNLTDVICDLCLRRLHDARDFQRRCEHSEQVLRSRHEQWKHTVAVGDALALDDVLECLEREVGSLEAPVATMQQVPSKPVAYVTPLMETVDFENLDFQESSPSEYGAPTYWESTGDSGSLNTPLHQPETPEPSAVELPTPPESPESESSPKPTGKPKRRRTKPKPKEERAAGSPRSLHPCGECEKKFTRNFQLKLHMIAVHGMGELRYQCDECGKSFASRHSLRYHVKSVHSTERPFACQHCDRRFILRTQLLSHLRTHTGEAKPRIFECQRCSKTWPTKSDLRTHMRSHNPNMERPFKCDRCSKAFFTRGHLNSHLLVHTGEKPFVCEYCDKCYQSVGNLNNHMVRLHADIIEAQLEAEPIES; this is translated from the exons ATGttttcgctgctgctgcaccacCCGCTCGTCTGCCGCTGCTGTCTGCTGGAGCAGCCGCCACTGTACCACAGCCTCCATGACGCCTCCAGCCGCCTGGCCGCGGAGCTCAAGGCCCTGGCCCCCGCCCTGCTCCTGGATCCCGGCGACAATCTCACCGACGTGATCTGCGATCTCTGCCTGCGCCGCCTGCACGACGCCCGCGACTTCCAGCGGCGATGCGAGCACTCAGAGCAGGTGCTCCGCTCGAGACACGAGCAGTGGAAGCACACGGTAGCCGTGGGCGATGCCTTGGCTCTGGACGATGTACTTGAGTGCCTGGAGCGGGAGGTGGGCAGCCTGGAGGCACCGGTGGCCACCATGCAGCAGGTGCCCAGCAAGCCGGTGGCCTATGTGACGCCTCTAATGGAGACCGTGGATTTTG AAAACTTGGACTTCCAGGAGAGCTCGCCCAGTGAGTACGGGGCTCCCACGTACTGGGAGTCAACTGGGGATTCGGGCAGCCTGAACACGCCGCTTCACCAGCCGGAGACGCCGGAGCCCTCCGCAGTGGAGCTGCCCACGCCACCGGAATCCCCAGAGTCGGAATCCAGCCCAAAACCCACGGGAAAGCCCAAGAGACGGAGGACCAAGCCAAAACCGAAGGAGGAACGGGCAGCTGGTTCGCCGCGATCCTTGCATCCGTGCGGCGAGTGCGAGAAGAAGTTCACCCGCAACTTCCAGCTGAAGCTGCACATGATCGCCGTTCATGGAATGGGCGAGTTGCGGTACCAGTGCGATGAGTGCGGCAAGAGCTTCGCCTCGCGGCACAGCCTGCGATACCACGTGAAATCGGTGCACTCGACAGAGCGTCCTTTCGCCTGCCAGCACTGCGATCGTCGCTTCATCCTGCGCACCCAGCTGCTCTCCCACCTGCGCACCCACACCGGCGAGGCCAAGCCGCGGATCTTCGAGTGCCAGCGCTGCTCGAAGACCTGGCCCACCAAGTCCGACCTGCGCACCCACATGCGATCGCACAACCCCAACATGGAGCGGCCCTTCAAGTGCGACCGCTGCTCGAAGGCCTTCTTCACCCGGGGCCACCTCAACTCCCACCTGCTGGTGCACACCGGCGAGAAGCCCTTCGTCTGCGAGTACTGCGACAAGTGCTATCAGAGCGTCGGCAACCTGAACAACCATATGGTGCGCCTGCACGCCGATATCATCGAGGCCCAGCTGGAGGCGGAGCCCATCGAGAGCTGA